One window of the Bacillaceae bacterium S4-13-56 genome contains the following:
- the spoVT gene encoding stage V sporulation protein T — translation MKATGIVRRIDDLGRVVIPKEIRRTLRIREGDPLEIFVDREGEVILKKYSPISELGDFAKEYAEALFDSLGYPVLISDRDEFIAVAGTSKKDYLNKNIGPKIEKAMENRMISVDSEESNIEIVEGNEEAISSIIVGPIIANGDPIGCVALISKEGKSLSNVEKKAVETAASFLAKQME, via the coding sequence ATGAAAGCAACAGGTATCGTACGAAGAATTGATGATTTAGGTCGAGTGGTTATCCCTAAAGAAATTAGAAGAACCCTTCGTATACGTGAAGGAGACCCTCTAGAAATCTTTGTTGATCGTGAAGGAGAAGTCATATTAAAGAAATACTCTCCGATTAGTGAATTGGGAGATTTTGCAAAAGAATATGCAGAAGCATTGTTTGATTCTCTTGGTTACCCTGTTTTAATTAGTGACCGCGATGAATTCATCGCAGTAGCTGGTACATCAAAAAAAGATTACTTAAATAAAAATATAGGTCCTAAAATTGAAAAGGCGATGGAAAATCGAATGATTTCAGTCGATAGTGAAGAATCCAACATCGAAATCGTTGAAGGCAATGAAGAAGCGATTTCTTCCATCATTGTGGGTCCTATCATCGCTAATGGAGATCCGATTGGATGTGTAGCATTAATTTCTAAAGAGGGAAAATCACTTAGTAATGTTGAAAAGAAGGCTGTTGAGACGGCAGCAAGCTTTTTAGCGAAACAAATGGAATAA
- the yabP gene encoding sporulation protein YabP, with amino-acid sequence MNRYENELGTRSSNVTNVEHTVKMTQRRHLEITGVKDVDSFDNEEFLLQTVMGYIVIRGENLQMKNLDVTQGVVSIKGRIDEINYLDDEHGEKAKGLFSKLFK; translated from the coding sequence ATGAATCGATATGAAAATGAATTAGGAACGCGTAGTAGCAATGTGACGAATGTGGAACACACGGTAAAAATGACGCAGAGAAGACATCTTGAAATTACCGGAGTAAAGGATGTGGATAGCTTCGATAACGAGGAATTCCTTCTTCAAACTGTTATGGGATATATCGTTATTCGAGGTGAAAATCTACAGATGAAAAATTTAGATGTTACACAAGGAGTGGTCTCTATTAAAGGAAGAATTGATGAGATTAACTACTTGGATGATGAACATGGGGAGAAAGCTAAAGGATTGTTTAGCAAGCTTTTTAAATGA
- the mazG gene encoding nucleoside triphosphate pyrophosphohydrolase: MNAIHVVGLGAGDIEQLPVGIYRKLTSSKHVIYTRTHDHPVIEDLKKEGLEFYSFDSIYEQNDQFQEVYEQIASFLLEKASEQEIIYAVPGHPMLAEQTTQLLLHNSKGIAVHIEGGQSYLDALFTSLKIDPIEGFQFVDGTSFQRRDINYRHHLVFCQVYDQMIASEIKLELMEDLPEDYPVTVITAAGSTQETIKTIPLYELDRTVTLNNLTSLYVAPVPEELLHHRFETLKEVIATLRGPNGCPWDKKQTHESLRPYLIEEAYEFIQAVDQEDDDGMIEELGDVLLQVMLHSQIGQDEGYFQIEDVIRSITEKMIRRHPHVFGDETVQDADEVLGKWEDIKAEEKGEKKESSILDGISESFPALFRAIEIQKKAAKVGFDWEHAEPMWDKVEEEINEWKSSLVHESESSQELELGDILFAIVNLARYYKINPEIALQRTNHKFISRFSFMENAIKSDNKSISDLSLEELDGYWEKAKMQE, from the coding sequence ATGAATGCCATCCATGTTGTTGGGTTGGGAGCGGGAGATATCGAACAGCTGCCTGTCGGAATATACCGCAAGTTAACTTCATCTAAGCATGTTATTTATACTCGCACCCATGACCATCCTGTAATCGAAGACTTGAAAAAAGAAGGATTGGAATTCTATTCCTTTGATTCAATTTATGAACAAAATGATCAATTTCAAGAGGTATATGAGCAAATCGCTTCATTTTTATTGGAAAAGGCGAGTGAACAGGAGATCATCTATGCTGTTCCTGGACATCCAATGTTAGCCGAGCAAACCACACAACTGCTTTTACATAACTCAAAAGGAATTGCTGTCCATATCGAGGGTGGTCAAAGTTACCTGGATGCCCTTTTCACCTCATTAAAAATAGATCCAATAGAAGGCTTTCAATTTGTGGATGGGACAAGTTTTCAAAGAAGGGACATAAACTACAGGCATCATCTTGTGTTCTGTCAGGTTTACGATCAAATGATTGCCTCTGAAATAAAACTTGAACTTATGGAAGATCTCCCAGAAGATTATCCTGTCACGGTTATTACAGCTGCTGGATCCACTCAGGAAACTATCAAAACGATTCCGCTGTATGAGCTGGATCGAACAGTAACACTAAATAACCTAACAAGTCTTTATGTTGCTCCTGTTCCAGAAGAACTTTTACATCATCGTTTCGAGACATTAAAAGAGGTCATTGCCACTTTAAGAGGACCTAATGGATGCCCTTGGGATAAAAAACAAACCCACGAGTCTTTGCGGCCCTATTTAATTGAAGAGGCCTATGAATTTATTCAAGCGGTGGACCAAGAAGATGATGATGGCATGATTGAGGAGTTAGGTGATGTTTTGCTACAGGTTATGCTTCACAGTCAAATTGGGCAGGACGAAGGCTATTTTCAAATAGAAGATGTAATTCGATCGATTACGGAGAAAATGATCAGAAGACACCCACATGTATTTGGTGATGAAACTGTACAGGATGCAGATGAGGTACTTGGAAAATGGGAAGATATTAAGGCAGAGGAAAAGGGTGAAAAAAAAGAATCATCCATTCTTGATGGGATTTCAGAGAGTTTTCCTGCCTTATTTCGTGCCATAGAAATTCAAAAAAAAGCAGCGAAGGTAGGGTTTGATTGGGAGCATGCAGAACCAATGTGGGATAAGGTTGAAGAAGAGATAAACGAATGGAAGAGTAGTTTGGTACATGAGTCTGAGTCCTCTCAAGAACTAGAGCTTGGGGATATACTATTTGCAATTGTGAATCTCGCAAGATACTATAAAATCAATCCGGAAATCGCGTTACAGAGAACTAACCATAAGTTCATCTCTCGTTTTTCCTTTATGGAAAACGCAATTAAGAGCGATAACAAGTCCATTTCAGACCTCTCTTTGGAGGAGTTAGATGGTTATTGGGAAAAAGCAAAAATGCAGGAATAA
- a CDS encoding polysaccharide biosynthesis protein, with translation MADDSRKLFHGAVILAIAGLISKVLSVGYRVPLQNITGDVGFYIYQQVYPMIGIISMLALYGFPVAISRYITLSTEEKKGGNDLFPIFLVLSFLSIPLFAFVYFESDVIAQWMGDSNLSLPIRVGSFSILLLPFTSIVRGYFQGMGDMKPTAYSQLIEQFVRVSFIIIVTYVLMKRGMELYVVGAGAALGSFFGGAAAIIFLLIAVRKKMKGKAFLFRKTKTSLFLLVKIILIYGIYSSLNHMVLLLFQFVDAFTVLPSLKVYGFNLEEARIWKGIYDRSYPLLQVGTVVGSSIGLALVPTVSAHFRHKEKEKLANQFSSTLKLGFIFGAGASGGLIFIMPYVNQMLFETTDGTNALQIMGLVILFQTLTLTMSSVLYGIGKMRGSAFLVLGSIPFKIILNMIFIPLIGIMGASLATVIVSFLLFVGHSILIFKELGRPKRKFPVFGIGVALLTMVSFLLFIQWTLPDVISRGQATLVAITLTLFGGALYYMMLVRLHCFTNEELNHLPRGLKGGKNK, from the coding sequence ATGGCTGATGATTCAAGGAAATTATTTCACGGGGCGGTTATATTAGCTATAGCAGGTCTTATAAGTAAGGTCTTAAGTGTCGGCTATCGAGTTCCATTGCAAAATATTACGGGAGATGTTGGTTTTTATATCTATCAACAGGTCTATCCCATGATAGGTATCATATCGATGCTTGCTTTATATGGTTTTCCAGTAGCAATTTCTAGATATATAACCCTCTCTACAGAAGAAAAAAAGGGAGGGAATGACTTATTTCCAATCTTTCTTGTTTTATCGTTTTTATCGATACCTTTATTTGCGTTCGTATATTTCGAATCAGATGTAATCGCTCAGTGGATGGGAGATTCTAATCTGTCCTTACCAATAAGAGTAGGATCTTTTTCGATTCTTTTACTCCCTTTCACATCCATAGTAAGAGGTTATTTTCAAGGGATGGGTGATATGAAGCCTACCGCCTATTCTCAGCTAATTGAACAGTTTGTTCGAGTCAGTTTTATAATAATAGTCACCTATGTCTTAATGAAAAGAGGAATGGAACTTTATGTAGTTGGAGCGGGGGCAGCACTTGGGTCGTTTTTTGGAGGAGCAGCTGCCATCATCTTTTTGTTGATAGCGGTAAGGAAAAAGATGAAGGGAAAAGCATTTCTTTTTAGAAAAACTAAAACTTCATTGTTTTTACTAGTAAAGATTATTTTAATTTATGGTATCTATAGTAGTCTAAATCATATGGTCCTCCTTCTATTTCAATTTGTTGATGCTTTTACTGTACTTCCTTCACTAAAGGTATATGGGTTCAATCTTGAGGAGGCGAGAATTTGGAAAGGGATATATGATCGTTCTTATCCTTTGCTTCAAGTGGGAACGGTAGTTGGATCATCTATTGGTCTAGCCTTAGTTCCTACAGTTTCGGCCCACTTTCGTCATAAGGAAAAAGAAAAACTTGCGAATCAATTTTCCAGTACTCTAAAGCTAGGTTTCATTTTTGGAGCGGGAGCTAGTGGGGGCCTTATCTTTATTATGCCTTACGTAAACCAAATGCTTTTTGAGACAACCGATGGAACGAATGCATTGCAAATTATGGGTCTTGTTATACTATTTCAAACATTGACGTTAACCATGTCTTCCGTATTATATGGGATTGGAAAAATGAGAGGGTCGGCCTTTCTTGTGTTGGGAAGTATACCTTTCAAGATTATATTAAACATGATCTTTATTCCGCTCATTGGAATTATGGGGGCATCTTTAGCTACTGTTATCGTATCCTTTTTACTTTTTGTAGGGCACAGCATCCTAATTTTCAAAGAGTTGGGGAGACCTAAAAGAAAGTTTCCTGTCTTTGGTATCGGCGTTGCACTACTCACTATGGTCTCTTTTTTGCTTTTCATTCAATGGACATTACCTGATGTAATCAGCCGTGGTCAGGCTACCCTAGTGGCCATCACTCTTACTTTGTTTGGAGGAGCTCTTTACTATATGATGTTGGTTAGACTTCATTGCTTTACAAACGAAGAATTAAATCATCTGCCTAGAGGACTTAAAGGAGGAAAAAATAAATGA
- the pth gene encoding aminoacyl-tRNA hydrolase, producing the protein MKCIVGLGNPGRKYESTRHNIGFLVIDELLRRNGWALDKHKFNGDYTVENLHGEKILLLKPQTYMNLSGESIRPMMDFYQIEPQDITIIYDDLDLPPGKIRLRQKGGHGGHNGIRSTIDHLGTKEFNRIRIGIGRPTPPMPVTDHVLGQFFKEEVDEILHSIKNAADACESWAQKPFIEVMNDYN; encoded by the coding sequence ATGAAGTGTATTGTTGGTTTGGGTAATCCTGGAAGAAAATATGAAAGTACGCGGCATAACATTGGTTTTCTAGTAATTGATGAATTACTTAGAAGGAATGGATGGGCGTTAGATAAACATAAATTCAATGGGGATTATACTGTGGAAAATCTGCATGGGGAAAAAATTCTCTTATTAAAACCTCAGACCTACATGAATTTGTCTGGTGAATCCATTAGACCTATGATGGATTTTTATCAAATAGAGCCGCAAGATATTACGATCATCTATGATGATTTAGATTTACCTCCCGGAAAAATTCGCTTGAGACAAAAAGGTGGTCACGGAGGTCATAATGGCATTCGATCAACCATTGATCACTTAGGTACAAAAGAGTTTAATCGTATTCGAATTGGGATAGGTAGACCTACACCTCCTATGCCTGTAACTGACCATGTATTAGGTCAATTTTTCAAGGAAGAAGTGGATGAGATTCTACATAGCATTAAGAATGCAGCTGATGCCTGTGAGTCTTGGGCTCAAAAACCTTTTATTGAAGTTATGAATGATTATAATTAA
- a CDS encoding anti-sigma-F factor Fin family protein produces the protein MAIIYQCRHCNQQLGSMDEEVVDTSTLGINSLSHEERKTMIQYKDNGDVHIQVICENCQEALDRNPDFHELDTFIQ, from the coding sequence ATGGCTATTATCTATCAATGTAGACATTGTAATCAACAATTAGGATCAATGGACGAGGAAGTAGTAGATACCTCAACACTGGGTATAAATTCACTATCTCATGAAGAAAGAAAAACTATGATCCAATATAAGGATAATGGAGATGTCCATATACAAGTAATCTGTGAGAATTGTCAGGAGGCACTTGATCGTAATCCTGATTTTCATGAGCTTGATACTTTTATTCAATAA
- a CDS encoding RNA-binding S4 domain-containing protein: MRLDKFLKVSRLIKRRTLAKEVADQGRIQVNGSVAKASTDVVVGDQLVIRFGQKFVTIEVLQVKEAVRKEEAQDLYKVLKEEEVQ, encoded by the coding sequence ATGAGGCTCGATAAATTTTTAAAAGTATCACGACTTATTAAACGAAGAACGCTTGCAAAAGAAGTAGCGGATCAAGGAAGAATTCAGGTAAATGGCAGCGTAGCTAAAGCGTCAACGGATGTTGTTGTGGGGGATCAATTGGTTATCCGTTTCGGGCAAAAGTTTGTAACAATAGAAGTACTACAAGTAAAAGAAGCGGTGAGGAAAGAGGAAGCGCAAGATTTATATAAAGTACTTAAGGAAGAAGAAGTTCAATAG
- the mfd gene encoding transcription-repair coupling factor has translation MESLKKFMKQQRDLTSVFSGIESGLQEQLVSGLSGSARNTFIKVLEEATNRPILLITHQLMHAQKIYDDLVEMSKEKERPPVFLYPVNELISSEIAVASPELKSERIATLMDWTQRESGILIAPIAALKRFLPPKEYWNTHRLIFQVGQIVNLDEQLKLLIEMGYHRVDMVNTPGEFALRGGILDIYSITNEHPVRIEFFDDEVDSIRHFNPESQRSLQQEKEIIIGPATELLLTEEDYTRAKDRLEDALAHTLKKTQNKEQKERLTENIEYDLDRLGQAERFQEMHKYISLFYENPSSLLDYLPKNGVIVFDETNRIQETAQQLDKEEAEWHGSLLEAGQIVRDINISYDWLETWGKMNRQRVYMSVFLRHIANTQPQNIVNVSCRAMQQFHGQMNVLQNEMKRWEKGGFSVLFLAPNEERAEKIQSVLEDYGMKVHITNGEPTFPLKTPTIQIGRLESGYELPMHKLAVITEQELFKKQSQRKVRKKKISNAERIKSYQELKVGDYVVHTDHGIGRYVGIETLEIKGNHKDYMLIKYSGNDKLYVPIDQIDLVQKYVGSEGKEPKLYKLGGSEWKKVKRKVQSSVEDIADDLIKLYAEREASRGYAFSKDTEMQREFEASFPYQETEDQIRCIEEIKRDMERIRPMDRLLCGDVGYGKTEVAIRAAFKAVADGKQVAILVPTTILAQQHYQTIRERFQNFAVNIGVLSRFQTKKRQKETTDLLKKGLVDIVVGTHRLLSKDVVFRDLGLLIVDEEQRFGVKHKEKIKQLKTNVDVLTLTATPIPRTLHMSMLGVRDLSVIETPPENRFPIQTYVMEYNHMLIREAIERELSRGGQVFFLYNRVENIDRMSQEISSLVEEARVQYAHGQMNENELENVMVSFLEGEFDVLVSTTIIETGVDIPNVNTLIVYDADKMGLSQLYQLRGRVGRSNRVAFAYFTYQKDKVLTEVAEKRLEAIKEFTELGSGFKIAMRDLSIRGAGNLLGAQQHGFIDSVGFDMYSQMLSEAIEARKEGKLPQEVKAVDVELTLDVDAYIPDTYIQDERQKIDMYKRIRAIEDEQDIQDIRDELMDRFGDYPEEVENLLTIAKLKMKAKKERIQSISENQKKIELLMDEKGSQEIDGSKLFALASTYGRKVQLGTDGNLLKVEFKWDKESFPQRYEQACDFIEKLSEVKRDLAQ, from the coding sequence ATGGAGTCATTAAAAAAATTCATGAAGCAACAAAGGGATCTTACTTCTGTTTTTTCTGGAATTGAATCTGGTTTACAAGAACAATTAGTATCTGGGCTTTCTGGTTCAGCAAGAAATACCTTTATAAAAGTACTAGAAGAGGCAACAAATCGACCCATTTTATTAATAACACATCAACTTATGCATGCACAAAAAATATATGATGATTTAGTAGAAATGAGCAAGGAAAAAGAGCGTCCGCCCGTATTCCTTTATCCAGTAAATGAACTTATCTCTTCAGAGATCGCAGTTGCTTCACCTGAATTAAAAAGTGAACGAATTGCAACATTAATGGACTGGACACAGCGGGAATCCGGGATTCTAATAGCGCCAATAGCCGCACTAAAACGCTTTTTACCACCGAAAGAGTATTGGAATACACATAGGCTAATCTTTCAAGTAGGGCAAATTGTCAATTTAGATGAACAGTTAAAGTTGTTAATTGAAATGGGTTATCACCGGGTTGATATGGTTAATACTCCGGGAGAATTTGCATTGCGCGGGGGAATTTTAGATATCTATTCTATTACAAATGAGCATCCTGTTCGTATTGAATTCTTTGATGATGAAGTAGATTCCATTCGACATTTTAATCCAGAATCCCAACGCTCCTTACAGCAAGAAAAGGAAATCATTATAGGTCCTGCTACAGAATTATTGTTAACAGAGGAAGATTACACAAGAGCTAAGGATCGTTTAGAAGACGCATTGGCCCATACATTAAAAAAGACCCAGAACAAAGAACAAAAGGAACGACTGACAGAAAATATAGAATACGATTTAGATCGTTTGGGGCAAGCGGAACGTTTTCAGGAAATGCACAAGTATATTTCTTTATTCTATGAAAATCCTAGCAGTTTACTAGATTATTTACCCAAAAATGGAGTTATTGTTTTTGATGAGACAAACCGTATACAGGAAACGGCTCAACAGTTAGATAAAGAGGAAGCAGAATGGCATGGAAGTCTTTTAGAAGCGGGACAAATAGTGAGAGATATCAACATATCCTATGATTGGTTAGAGACCTGGGGGAAAATGAACCGCCAGCGAGTTTACATGTCTGTTTTTCTACGCCATATAGCAAATACCCAGCCACAAAATATAGTAAATGTCTCTTGTCGAGCGATGCAACAGTTTCATGGACAGATGAATGTTTTACAAAATGAAATGAAACGTTGGGAAAAAGGGGGCTTCTCTGTTTTGTTTTTGGCTCCAAATGAGGAGCGGGCGGAGAAAATACAATCTGTACTAGAGGATTATGGGATGAAGGTTCATATCACCAACGGCGAACCTACTTTCCCATTAAAAACTCCAACTATTCAAATTGGACGATTGGAAAGTGGATATGAGCTTCCTATGCATAAACTTGCTGTGATTACGGAGCAAGAGCTTTTCAAAAAACAATCTCAACGCAAAGTTAGAAAAAAGAAAATTTCAAATGCAGAAAGAATTAAAAGCTACCAAGAGCTGAAAGTTGGAGATTATGTTGTCCATACAGATCATGGAATAGGTCGTTATGTAGGCATTGAAACTCTTGAAATCAAAGGTAATCATAAGGATTATATGCTTATTAAATACTCTGGAAATGACAAATTATATGTTCCTATTGACCAAATCGATCTAGTACAAAAGTACGTTGGTTCAGAAGGCAAGGAACCAAAGCTGTACAAGCTGGGTGGGTCTGAATGGAAAAAGGTAAAACGCAAAGTACAATCCTCTGTAGAAGATATAGCTGATGATTTAATCAAGCTTTATGCTGAACGTGAGGCTTCGAGAGGATATGCCTTTTCGAAGGATACAGAAATGCAAAGGGAATTTGAGGCCTCATTCCCTTATCAAGAAACAGAGGATCAAATCCGTTGTATCGAAGAAATAAAGAGGGATATGGAAAGAATCCGTCCAATGGATCGTTTGCTTTGTGGAGATGTTGGGTATGGAAAAACTGAGGTTGCTATTCGAGCTGCGTTTAAAGCAGTTGCGGATGGCAAACAAGTTGCCATATTGGTCCCTACAACCATTTTGGCGCAGCAACATTATCAAACCATAAGAGAAAGATTTCAAAACTTCGCGGTCAATATAGGTGTTCTTAGTCGCTTTCAAACTAAAAAGCGGCAGAAAGAAACCACGGATCTACTGAAAAAAGGCCTTGTTGATATAGTTGTGGGAACTCACCGACTCCTGTCAAAGGACGTTGTTTTTCGGGATTTAGGTTTGCTTATTGTGGATGAAGAGCAGCGGTTTGGTGTGAAACATAAAGAGAAAATCAAGCAGTTAAAGACAAATGTAGACGTATTAACACTAACGGCTACACCAATCCCAAGAACTCTTCACATGTCCATGCTAGGAGTAAGAGATTTATCGGTTATTGAAACACCACCTGAGAATCGCTTTCCGATACAAACCTACGTTATGGAATATAATCATATGTTAATTCGAGAAGCCATCGAAAGAGAGTTATCAAGAGGCGGCCAAGTCTTTTTCTTATATAATCGGGTGGAAAATATTGATAGAATGTCCCAAGAAATTTCCTCTTTAGTTGAAGAGGCCAGAGTACAGTATGCTCATGGACAAATGAATGAGAATGAATTAGAAAATGTCATGGTTTCTTTTTTAGAAGGTGAATTTGACGTTCTTGTAAGCACAACGATTATTGAAACAGGGGTAGATATTCCTAATGTGAATACTCTCATTGTCTATGATGCAGACAAGATGGGATTAAGTCAACTTTACCAATTGAGGGGTCGAGTAGGAAGGTCTAATCGAGTAGCTTTTGCTTACTTTACTTACCAAAAAGATAAGGTGCTTACAGAAGTTGCAGAAAAAAGGTTGGAAGCAATCAAAGAGTTTACCGAGTTGGGTTCTGGTTTCAAAATTGCCATGAGAGATTTATCCATTCGTGGTGCAGGGAATTTGTTAGGTGCACAACAACATGGTTTCATTGATTCCGTTGGATTTGATATGTATTCTCAAATGCTATCTGAGGCTATTGAAGCAAGGAAAGAAGGTAAATTACCACAAGAAGTCAAGGCTGTGGATGTTGAGCTTACATTAGATGTGGATGCCTATATTCCTGATACCTATATTCAGGATGAACGACAAAAAATAGATATGTACAAAAGGATTCGTGCCATAGAAGACGAACAAGATATTCAGGATATTCGAGATGAATTAATGGATCGTTTTGGTGATTATCCAGAGGAAGTTGAGAACCTTTTAACCATTGCAAAATTAAAAATGAAGGCTAAAAAAGAAAGGATTCAATCCATTTCCGAAAACCAGAAGAAAATAGAGTTGCTTATGGATGAAAAAGGGAGTCAAGAGATTGATGGTTCTAAATTATTTGCATTAGCCAGCACATATGGCAGAAAGGTACAGCTTGGCACGGATGGAAACCTGTTAAAAGTGGAGTTCAAATGGGACAAAGAAAGCTTTCCCCAAAGATATGAACAAGCTTGTGATTTTATAGAAAAATTAAGCGAGGTGAAGAGGGATCTTGCCCAGTAG
- a CDS encoding 50S ribosomal protein L25/general stress protein Ctc, which yields MGATLKASKRENFSKSYTKELRSEGDIPAIVYGYSQKPQAVQVSSIDLLKTLRDEGRNAIISLTIENGQKVDVMLQDYQADPIKNEVLHADFYAVNLDEERDVEVAIHLNGEAQGVKDGGILQQPLHHLNIRAKPNDIPEQITVDIDQLEVGDSIMVGDLKGSKNYEIVDADDNTIVTILPPQVEEVVESGEQQEEQPEDSEETPEDEKGEEESSS from the coding sequence ATGGGAGCCACATTAAAGGCTAGTAAACGTGAAAATTTTAGCAAATCCTATACAAAGGAACTGAGATCAGAAGGAGACATTCCAGCTATTGTATATGGTTATAGTCAAAAACCTCAAGCAGTACAAGTGAGTAGCATTGATTTACTTAAAACACTTAGAGATGAAGGTAGAAATGCAATAATATCTTTAACCATTGAAAACGGCCAAAAAGTAGATGTAATGCTGCAGGATTACCAAGCAGACCCTATAAAGAATGAGGTTTTACATGCGGATTTTTATGCAGTTAATTTAGATGAAGAAAGAGATGTAGAAGTTGCTATCCATTTGAATGGAGAAGCACAAGGAGTAAAAGATGGCGGAATCTTGCAACAACCACTTCACCATTTAAACATTCGGGCAAAACCTAATGATATCCCCGAACAAATTACAGTTGATATTGATCAACTTGAAGTTGGAGATAGTATCATGGTTGGGGATCTAAAAGGTTCTAAAAATTATGAGATCGTCGATGCTGATGATAATACTATTGTTACAATATTACCTCCACAAGTCGAAGAGGTTGTGGAATCTGGTGAACAGCAGGAAGAGCAACCAGAAGACTCAGAAGAAACCCCTGAAGATGAAAAGGGGGAAGAGGAATCCTCCTCTTAA